The following coding sequences lie in one Mycobacterium gordonae genomic window:
- the qcrB gene encoding cytochrome bc1 complex cytochrome b subunit has translation MSPKLSPPKIGDVLARQGNDIDSRYHPSAAVRRQLNKVFPTHWSFLLGEIALYSFIVLLITGVYLTLFFDPSMAEVTYNGVYQPLRGVEMSRAYETALNISFEVRGGLFVRQIHHWAALMFSASIMVHLARIFFTGAFRRPREANWVIGSLLLILSMFEGYFGYSLPDDLLSGIGLRAALSSITLGMPIIGTWLHWALFGGDFPGTILIPRLYALHILLLPGIILALIGAHMALVWFQKHTQFPGPGRTEHNVVGVRVMPTFAVKSGAFFACIVGVLGLMGGLLQINPIWNLGPYKPSQVSAGSQPDFYMMWTEGLARIWPPWEFYFFHHTIPAVVWVAIIMGLVFGLLVIYPFLEKRFTRDYAHHNLLVRPRDAPVRTAIGAMAITFYMVLTLCAMNDIIAFKFHISLNATTWIGRIGMVVLPPLVYFIAYRWAVGLQRSDRAVLEHGIETGIIKRLPHGAYIELHQPLGPVDDHGHPLALEYQGAALPKKMNKLGSAGSPGSGSFLFADPTSQDTALREASHAAEHRALTALREHQEGSNGSSNGSNGHSNGSSNGGHH, from the coding sequence ATGAGTCCAAAATTGAGTCCCCCCAAAATCGGCGACGTCCTGGCCCGCCAGGGCAATGACATTGACTCCCGGTACCACCCGTCGGCGGCGGTGCGTCGTCAGCTCAACAAGGTGTTCCCGACGCATTGGTCGTTCTTGTTGGGTGAGATCGCGCTGTACAGCTTCATCGTGTTGCTGATCACCGGCGTGTACCTGACGTTGTTCTTCGACCCGTCGATGGCCGAGGTCACCTACAACGGCGTGTACCAGCCGTTGCGTGGGGTCGAGATGTCACGGGCTTACGAGACGGCGCTGAACATCTCCTTCGAGGTCCGCGGCGGCCTGTTTGTCCGCCAGATTCATCACTGGGCAGCGTTGATGTTCTCTGCGTCGATCATGGTGCACCTGGCGCGCATCTTCTTCACCGGCGCATTCCGCCGGCCCCGTGAGGCGAACTGGGTGATCGGGTCGCTGCTGCTGATCCTGTCCATGTTCGAGGGTTACTTCGGCTACTCATTGCCCGACGACCTGCTCTCGGGTATCGGTCTGCGGGCGGCGCTGTCCTCGATCACGCTGGGCATGCCGATCATCGGCACCTGGCTGCACTGGGCACTGTTCGGCGGCGACTTCCCGGGCACCATCCTGATTCCCCGGCTCTACGCCCTGCACATCCTGCTGCTGCCGGGCATCATCCTGGCCCTCATCGGCGCACACATGGCGTTGGTGTGGTTCCAGAAGCACACCCAGTTCCCCGGCCCGGGCCGCACCGAGCACAACGTGGTCGGCGTGCGGGTGATGCCGACCTTCGCGGTCAAGTCTGGGGCCTTCTTCGCCTGCATCGTCGGTGTGCTGGGTCTAATGGGCGGGCTGCTGCAGATCAACCCGATCTGGAATCTCGGTCCGTACAAGCCGTCCCAGGTGTCGGCGGGCTCGCAGCCGGACTTCTACATGATGTGGACGGAAGGCCTGGCCCGTATCTGGCCGCCCTGGGAGTTCTACTTCTTCCACCACACCATTCCGGCCGTCGTGTGGGTTGCGATCATCATGGGCCTGGTCTTCGGCCTGCTGGTCATCTACCCCTTCCTGGAGAAGCGGTTCACCCGCGACTACGCCCACCACAATCTGCTGGTGCGCCCCCGGGACGCACCGGTGCGGACCGCGATCGGCGCCATGGCGATCACCTTCTACATGGTCCTAACGCTGTGCGCGATGAACGACATCATCGCGTTCAAGTTCCACATCTCGCTGAACGCGACGACGTGGATCGGGCGTATCGGCATGGTTGTGCTGCCCCCGCTGGTCTACTTCATCGCCTACCGGTGGGCCGTTGGCCTGCAGCGCAGTGACCGTGCGGTGCTCGAGCACGGCATCGAGACCGGCATCATTAAGCGGTTGCCGCACGGTGCCTACATCGAACTGCACCAACCGCTCGGCCCGGTCGACGACCACGGACACCCGCTGGCGCTGGAGTACCAGGGCGCGGCGCTGCCCAAGAAGATGAACAAGCTGGGCTCGGCGGGCTCACCGGGCAGCGGCAGCTTCCTGTTCGCAGACCCGACCTCGCAGGACACGGCGCTACGCGAGGCGAGTCACGCCGCCGAACACCGTGCCCTCACCGCGCTGCGGGAGCACCAGGAGGGCTCAAACGGCTCCTCCAACGGTTCCAACGGGCACTCCAACGGCTCGTCCAATGGCGGACACCACTAG
- a CDS encoding DUF2561 family protein codes for MVGRYSSYRRGPDPVVNPSIIDRVMLGACAAIWLVLVGVSVAAAVALADLGRGFHKMARTPHTTWVLYAVIVISALIIAGAIPVLLRARRMTQAEPVVRSRALQGGAVRPAKQIARTGSRVTVEQARREPVKAYGALDEWSGAVVDRIWLRGTLALTSAIGASLIAVAVATYLMAAGHDGGAWVSYGFAGVITAGLPAIEIIYVRQLRRGQVAH; via the coding sequence ATGGTCGGCAGATATTCGTCGTACCGACGTGGGCCGGACCCGGTCGTCAACCCGAGCATCATCGACCGCGTCATGCTCGGGGCCTGCGCCGCTATCTGGCTGGTTCTGGTAGGCGTCAGCGTCGCGGCCGCCGTGGCGCTGGCGGACCTGGGCCGGGGCTTCCACAAGATGGCGCGCACTCCGCACACCACCTGGGTGCTGTATGCCGTCATCGTCATTTCCGCGTTGATCATCGCGGGTGCCATCCCGGTGTTGCTGCGGGCCCGCCGGATGACGCAGGCCGAACCGGTGGTGCGCTCCCGTGCCCTGCAGGGTGGGGCGGTCCGGCCGGCCAAGCAGATCGCGCGCACCGGCTCCCGCGTTACCGTCGAGCAGGCGCGCCGCGAGCCGGTCAAAGCCTATGGAGCACTTGACGAATGGTCGGGCGCGGTGGTGGACCGCATCTGGCTACGCGGGACACTGGCGCTGACGAGCGCGATCGGGGCGTCGCTGATCGCCGTCGCGGTGGCGACCTATCTGATGGCCGCCGGACACGACGGGGGCGCGTGGGTCAGTTACGGTTTCGCGGGTGTGATCACGGCCGGCCTGCCGGCGATCGAGATCATCTACGTGCGGCAGCTGCGCCGCGGCCAGGTCGCGCACTGA
- a CDS encoding MmpS family transport accessory protein produces the protein MSGPNPPGRDPDEPDPADEAAEPESDSADFGHDDLEPLDGGVEVEPAAETDAYSRAYSAPESELFSSPYMPGDLALYDYDSYDDDDADGERSPRWPWVVGVAAIVAAISLVVAVSLLVTRTGTSQLANPATTTTSSVPPVQDQITTTKPPPSSEPPPSSEPPPPPPPPETPTATETQTVTVTPPPPPPPPPPSTTAAPPPASSSTAAAPPPATTTPAGPRQVTYSVTGTKAPGDIISVTYVDASGRRRTQHNVYIPWSMTVTPISQSDVGSVEASSLFRVSRLNCSIITSDGTVLSSNTNDSPQTSC, from the coding sequence ATGAGCGGGCCGAATCCGCCGGGACGGGATCCTGACGAACCCGACCCTGCAGACGAGGCTGCCGAACCGGAATCCGACAGCGCTGACTTCGGCCACGACGACTTGGAGCCGCTGGACGGCGGCGTCGAGGTGGAGCCCGCGGCAGAGACGGACGCCTACTCCCGGGCCTACTCGGCGCCGGAGTCCGAACTGTTCAGCAGCCCGTACATGCCCGGCGACCTGGCACTGTACGACTACGACAGCTATGACGACGACGACGCGGACGGCGAACGATCCCCGCGTTGGCCGTGGGTCGTCGGGGTGGCCGCGATTGTGGCAGCGATTTCGCTGGTGGTCGCGGTGTCGTTGCTGGTGACGCGCACCGGCACCAGCCAACTTGCCAACCCCGCGACGACCACGACCTCCTCGGTACCTCCGGTGCAGGATCAGATCACCACGACCAAGCCGCCGCCGTCCTCTGAGCCGCCGCCGTCCTCTGAGCCGCCACCACCGCCGCCACCGCCCGAAACGCCCACCGCAACGGAGACACAGACAGTAACCGTGACGCCACCGCCGCCACCACCACCGCCGCCGCCGTCGACCACCGCCGCGCCGCCGCCTGCGAGCAGCAGCACCGCCGCGGCCCCACCCCCCGCCACCACGACGCCGGCCGGCCCGCGGCAAGTCACCTACTCCGTGACCGGCACCAAAGCCCCAGGTGACATCATCTCCGTCACGTACGTTGACGCTTCGGGACGACGTCGCACGCAGCACAACGTCTACATTCCGTGGTCGATGACCGTCACACCCATCTCGCAGTCCGACGTGGGTTCGGTGGAGGCGTCCAGCCTCTTTCGCGTCAGCAGACTCAACTGCTCGATCATCACCAGTGACGGGACGGTGTTGTCGTCCAACACCAACGACTCGCCGCAGACGAGCTGTTGA